In Lineus longissimus chromosome 9, tnLinLong1.2, whole genome shotgun sequence, one genomic interval encodes:
- the LOC135493525 gene encoding daf-12-interacting protein 1-like isoform X12, giving the protein MVKFWEKIRRTPSNRDIKEKEAGFQGYGPGDPAVIEVQGTVPESECSNINTSSKDGVSLQSQVSYPGSQMSYSGSQVSYPGSQLSYSGSQVSQDTLSTLRGSLRDDDSLILDSSYDGSITGSKGEAKDKKKMKSKDKKKGDVEMKGKELDVRGVGLIPYPDMKESRDLKESSKGKKGKDVSEKDKWVIHIDANKDRTALKSIQRDGKKRTTLERGSGLERPGPEPSTVGKRSTIERGSGLVESKGSMSGSKGSLRGSKLSLKEKKKKEKDSIKLEPKKKESKEEVRRREKEEKEMKKREREEREREEKEAKRRAKEEEERQKQLKLQREREEKEEKKREKERQEREEKEAKKREKEEKKKKRNSKLFDTGDKREPLPTHPEENRWSLSEREKRAATLQAGVQPDVVFRNIDKDRFKEQKKRHSTSEYLKRRSRDFDKQGGLPTGFEKFERDEFRQRSSSLKMDTAPPTRFLVHVRPASTQVQSGVIRKPAVTTETQTAQIRPAESARELYDPNDFALQFLHKNYLSPSKSSIVSPRLAPLASQASEESLNSSSSSSQKKGKVGRGGHLRNDSGSTITSSSSRSSGHSGMKPVAERPEVIRKKAYHKWSPERQEMEEDAIPVPKFQPSIPTVSPKVGMSFPDMKYAPDSNVKSMESQMPSPKRTSGSFAVKGQVPSPNGKSSKLVKPSHVSSSPKRQPSISSKDSSPESPLKPKTDVVAMKAEFKTTPLKESRIPKPHTKSPEQKLEDSKCIPETFIPEPQVRAVVFEAPPQSVDMVLPKTPKVELETTKVPQPVSSNIPAELDCVYNIPEVEDVNLHQMTPDSKIQYNREKVTSTLTRTSKIIQPELGEDTNGSDALDTSVDSVSSTNSNAQGTPTISMTNAPVLCNTPGPTDGKVRNILHSHIPLSSKEDGTDDKKKTRETISVACDTNGAIETTFGADFEFIDTDSSIEEPSPKAVDEELNQPVIDFVDGDSAIAEPSPKDVVEEPSHSVIEFIDTDSSIEEPTPKCEVEEEERQSDSPVQELISPEDRRPKFVQLDARLQKESEVQVPKGAVRLENGGFTFAKLPEPVEEDVAPSRESPVRETTLIQSQEDQPQDLDQKAPRKSSVSQIKGAHQPDLVSNSIGSRAHAAQEISRLEALCEARTKELNYAKMQLKAGIEGFDAMSIMVQYLTSELDAFSMPEIRLRMNEMQERMQILTTDIGYLSHLYATTCGVKWSPPVVRVLSHPMTSGENDLKVEKANLETMTHDLIQSNKETAETLKEEHRTTLDSLEDRLGVKHEEHIQRLHDQHSEEVKTLKSYHEKHLSEIKTENESASQELLKRQRQQLREIEERDVRHLTELQKQHEAKLYEITHRFEDIKVTLSDKVYTLKAECDELRSRSAMYEQALQRDTDIKVQPDETVHDRLQKMIDEKARPHARASVDTSRPRSGRTPIPKESLDERYIITPDFIGRRKSYALGESDMPKLALLPYRDLPQEIESLKAVLDMKNQEIHDLRAIKIDYEKQLEDLPPARDRIKTLEQKIENLEAIINIKSDYEKQLAEKHHVLMRRYDRESKANKRLSMDNEELMWRLTEDAPECTSPGPGKKIPVPCRSPSNLSDVSSPDGAVKRSWSPRSGPLSPGSAEVAAMISKVPMRRSKSRTNEALPSEKRTSSNNCDDETKFYQTL; this is encoded by the exons ATGGTGAAGTTTTGGGAAAAGATAAGGAGGACTCCTAGCAATCGTGACATCAAGGAGAAAGAGGCCGGATTCCAGGGGTATGGGCCCGGAGACCCTGCTGTCATTGAAGTTCAGGGGACAGTACCTGAGAGCGAGTGCTCCAACATCAACACTTCATCTAAGGATGGCGTAAGTTTGCAGTCTCAGGTTAGTTATCCCGGATCTCAAATGAGCTATTCTGGGTCTCAGGTCAGCTATCCAGGATCACAGCTTAGCTATTCCGGATCGCAAGTATCTCAGGACACTTTGTCAACTCTGAGAGGATCTTTGAGGGATGATGACAGTTTGATTTTAGATTCTTCGTATGATGGGTCAATAACTGGCTCAAAGGGGGAAGCCAAAGataagaagaaaatgaagtCAAAGGACAAGAAGAAGGGAGATGTGGAAATGAAGGGGAAGGAATTGGATGTTCGTGGGGTTGGTTTGATCCCCTATCCTGATATGAAGGAGTCTAGAGACTTGAAGGAGAGCTCCAAAGGGAAGAAAGGCAAAGATGTATCGGAGAAGGACAAATGGGTCATACATATCGATGCAAATAAGGATAGGACGGCTTTGAAGAGTATTCAGAGAGATGGGAAGAAGCGAACAACACTGGAGCGTGGGAGTGGCCTGGAGAGGCCGGGGCCGGAGCCGAGTACCGTTGGGAAGCGAAGTACGATTGAAAGAGGGAGTGGGCTGGTTGAGTCTAAGGGAAGCATGAGTGGGTCCAAAGGAAGTTTGAGGGGATCCAAACTAAGTCtcaaggagaagaagaaaaaggagaaGGATTCCATTAAATTGGAACCCAAGAAGAAGGAATCAAAAGAGGAAGTTAGAAGGAGggaaaaagaggaaaaggagatGAAGAAGAGAGAGAGGGAAGAACGTGAGAGAGAAGAGAAGGAGGCAAAGAGGAGGGCTAAGGAGGAAGAAGAGAGGCAGAAGCAGTTGAAGTTGCAGAGGGAACGAGAAGAAAAGGAGGAAAAGAAGAGAGAGAAGGAACGACAGGAGCGCGAGGAGAAGGAGGCTAAAAAGAGAGAgaaggaagagaaaaagaagaagcgaAATTCCAAACTTTTCGATACTGGAGACAAGCGCGAACCATTACCGACACATCCGGAAGAGAACCGCTGGTCTTTGAGTGAGCGGGAGAAAAGGGCAGCAACTCTCCAGGCTGGTGTGCAACCCGATGTTGTTTTCAGAAATATAGACAAAGATCGGTTCAAGGAACAAAAGAAGCGACATTCAACATCAGAATATCTGAAACGCCGTTCAAGAGATTTTGACAAACAAGGTGGACTACCTACTGGCTTTGAAAAATTTGAGAGGGATGAGTTTCGACAGCGTAGCAGCTCACTTAAAATGGATACTGCACCCCCAACTCgttttcttgtacatgtaagacCAGCATCTACCCAGGTCCAATCTGGAGTTATAAGAAAACCAGCAGTAACCACAGAAACTCAAACAGCTCAGATTCGTCCAGCTGAGAGTGCAAGAGAACTTTACGATCCAAATGACTTTGCATTGCAGTTTCTTCATAAGAACTATTTGTCACCTAGTAAGTCATCTATTGTGAGCCCACGGCTGGCACCTCTTGCCTCACAGGCCTCAGAAGAGTCGCTGAACTCAAGCTCCTCATCGTCGCAGAAGAAGGGGAAGGTGGGCCGCGGTGGACATTTGCGAAATGACAGTGGAAGTACCATCACCAGCTCAAGCAGTAGATCCTCTGGACACTCAGGAATGAAGCCGGTCGCAGAGAGACCTGAAGTGATTAGGAAGAAAGCGTACCACAAGTGGTCTCCTGAGCGCCAGGAAATGGAGGAGGATGCGATCCCTGTTCCAAAGTTTCAACCGAGTATCCCCACTGTTAGTCCAAAGGTTGGGATGAGTTTCCCTGACATGAAGTATGCCCCCGATTCTAACGTCAAATCGATGGAGAGCCAGATGCCCAGTCCGAAGAGAACCTCGGGGAGCTTTGCAGTGAAGGGCCAAGTGCCTAGTCCAAATGGTAAATCAAGCAAGTTGGTAAAACCAAGCCATGTGTCATCAAGTCCAAAGAGACAACCAAGTATCAGCTCAAAGGATTCATCCCCTGAATCTCCTTTAAAGCCAAAAACTGATGTTGTCGCTATGAAAGCAGAATTTAAGACCACACCATTGAAAGAGTCACGTATCCCAAAACCTCACACCAAGTCACCAGAACAAAAGTTGGAAGACTCAAAATGTATACCTGAGACTTTCATACCGGAACCACAAGTTCGAGCAGTTGTCTTTGAAGCCCCACCTCAATCTGTTGACATGGTCCTACCAAAAACTCCAAAGGTGGAGTTAGAAACCACCAAGGTGCCACAGCCAGTCTCTAGTAACATACCCGCTGAACTGGATTGTGTCTATAATATCCCGGAAGTTGAGGATGTGAATCTCCATCAAATGACACCTGACTCTAAAATTCAGTACAATCGCGAAAAAGTTACATCAACGCTTACACGCACTAGTAAAATTATACAACCAGAGTTGGGTGAAGATACAAATGGAAGTGATGCATTAGACACTTCAGTTGACTCTGTGTCATCTACAAACTCTAATGCTCAGGGAACCCCTACCATCTCCATGACGAATGCTCCAGTATTATGTAACACTCCAGGGCCAACTGATGGGAAGGTGAGAAACATACTTCATTCTCACATACCACTCTCTTCAAAAGAAGATGGCACTGATGACAAAAAGAAAACGCGAGAGACAATAAGTGTAGCCTGTGATACAAACGGTGCTATCGAGACAACTTTTGGTGCCGATTTCGAATTCATTGACACTGATTCCTCAATTGAGGAGCCAAGTCCAAAGGCTGTAGATGAGGAACTGAATCAGCCAGTGATTGACTTCGTCGACGGTGATTCTGCAATTGCGGAACCAAGTCCAAAGGATGTTGTTGAGGAACCGAGTCATTCAGTGATTGAGTTCATAGACACGGATTCCTCAATTGAGGAACCAACTCCAAAGTGTGAGGTTGAGGAGGAAGAGAGGCAGTCAGATTCACCAGTTCAGGAGCTAATTTCTCCAGAGGACCGACGGCCGAAATTTGTGCAGCTTGATGCTCGATTGCAAAAGGAATCTGAGGTACAAGTGCCAAAGGGCGCTGTGCGGCTTGAGAACGGAGGCTTTACATTTGCCAAGTTGCCAGAACCGGTGGAGGAAGATGTAGCACCGAGTAGAGAGAGCCCAGTTAGAGAAACCACCCTCATACAGTCACAGGAAGACCAACCGCAGGATTTAG ACCAAAAAGCACCAAGAAAATCCTCTGTCAGTCAAATCAAGGGTGCACACCAGCCCGACCTTGTGAGCAACTCGATCGGGTCACGTGCCCACGCTGCGCAGGAGATCAGCCGACTAGAAGCTCTGTGTGAAGCAAGAACCAAGGAACTCAACTATGCCAAGATGCAACTAAAAgcaggaatcgaaggattcgaTGCCATGTCCATTATGGTCCAATATCTTACTTCTGAG CTTGATGCCTTCTCAATGCCAGAAATTCGGCTCCGAATGAATGAGATGCAGGAGCGGATGCAGATTCTCACAACCGATATAG GCTACCTATCGCACCTCTATGCCACTACATGTGGTGTCAAATGGTCTCCACCAGTGGTTCGAGTTTTAAGCCACCCGATGACCAGCGGTGAAA ATGATCTAAAAGTTGAGAAGGCCAACTTAGAAACGATGACGCACGATCTGATCCAGTCCAACAAAGAAACTGCCGAAACTCTGAAGGAAGAACACCGAACGACGTTAGACTCCCTCGAGGACCGCCTCGGGGTCAAGCACGAGGAACATATACAACGAT TGCATGACCAACACTCAGAAGAAGTAAAGACATTAAAATCATATCATGAAAAACAT TTATCTGAGATAAAGACTGAGAACGAGTCTGCGTCtcaggaacttttgaaaaggcagCGCCAACAGTTACGTGAGATTGAGGAGAGGGACGTCAGGCACCTGACGG AACTCCAGAAACAACACGAGGCCAAACTCTATGAGATTACTCACAGGTTCGAAGACATCAAGGTGACGCTTTCG GATAAAGTGTACACATTGAAAGCGGAATGTGATGAGCTTCGGAGCCGATCTGCCATGTACGAACAGGCGCTGCAGCGGGATACAGATATCAAAGTTCAG CCTGATGAAACAGTTCATGATAGACTGCAAAAAATGATAGATGAAAAAGCTCGG CCTCATGCACGTGCTTCTGTAGACACCTCACGCCCTAGATCCGGTAGAACTCCCATCCCAAAGGAATCCTTAGACGAGCGTTACATTATAACGCCCGATTTTATCGGGCGGCGCAAAAGTTATGCTTTAGGGGAATCAGATATGCCCAAG CTGGCGTTACTTCCATACAGGGACCTACCTCAGGAAATCGAGAGCTTGAAAGCAGTGTTAGACATGAAGAACCAGGAGATCCATGACTTGAGGGCAATTAAGATAGACTATGAAAAACAG CTTGAGGACCTTCCTCCTGCCAGGGATCGTATCAAGACGTTGGAACAGAAGATTGAGAATCTAGAAGCCATAATAAACATTAAATCAGATTACGAAAA ACAATTGGCCGAGAAACACCATGTGTTAATGCGACGATACGATCGGGAATCCAAAGCCAACAAGCGATTATCGATGGACAACGAAGAATTAATGTGGCGGTTAACGGAGGATGCTCCGGAATGTACCAGTCCGGGCCCGGGCAAAAAAATACCAGTTCCATGTCGCTCGCCGTCAAATCTGAGCGATGTTAGTTCACCAGATGGCGCGGTAAAACGATCTTGGTCGCCGCGGAGTGGTCCATTGTCGCCAGGGAGTGCTGAAGTTGCGGCCATGATTTCAAAAGTCCCAATGCGACGGTCAAAATCACGGACTAATGAAGCTTTACCGAGTGAGAAACGGACTTCTTCTAATAACTGTGACGATGAAACAAAATTTTATCAAACATTATGA